Proteins from a single region of Apium graveolens cultivar Ventura chromosome 7, ASM990537v1, whole genome shotgun sequence:
- the LOC141674769 gene encoding uncharacterized protein LOC141674769: MACNSTDEEEVTFPVFNPITDMKDPEFQLGMLFPNAKIFRAAVRKQAIMHRRPIKICRNYGIRVRFICEKPCEWKIYASKMNSTNTYQIKVYNPKHTCTATFYQKQINSRWIAEHYEDEIRINPTWPLAAFLKKVVNDWHCHVSVYAIARAKKKVLDNINGKHVDQYGRVWEYGEQILKVMPQSTVQIMTEDQELAGGRKRFKRMYIYFGPPKMGFKNGCRPLLGLDGCHLKGPYGGQLLAAVATDANDGMYPLVWAVGLINALEAVFPNVEHRLCVMHLYRNMWKEHKGIGVRMYLWLAARVTTDYTFNKHMQEMKKLSRKYFEWLSEKPRSQWSRSAFRNLCRIDMFVNNHCEVFNSTIGKCRDLPIIFMLKAIHNDVMVRIQKRRDKMLNSYALNPVCHNAMRRLNKAINQALVPGS; the protein is encoded by the exons ATGGCATGCAATTCAACTGATGAAGAGGAAGTCACATTTCCAGTCTTCAATCCCATAACTGACATGAAGGACCCAGAGTTTCAGCTTGGTATGTTGTTTCCAAATGCTAAAATCTTCAGAGCTGCAGTGAGAAAGCAAGCAATTATGCACAGAAGACCTATTAAGATATGCAGGAACTATGGTATCAGGGTGAGGTTTATTTGTGAGAAGCCATGTGAATGGAAGATTTATGCTTCAAAGATGAACTCAACCAATACCTATCAGATCAAGGTATACAACCCTAAACATACCTGCACAGCTACTTTTTATCAGAAACAAATTAATTCAAGGTGGATTGCTGAGCATTATGAAGATGAAATCAGGATAAATCCAACATGGCCACTAGCTGCTTTTTTGAAAAAAGTTGTTAATGACTGGCATTGTCATGTTAGTGTATATGCAATTGCAAGGGCAAAGAAGAAAGTTTTGGACAACATAAATGGTAAACATGTGGATCAGTATGGGAGAGTATGGGAGTATGGGGAGCAGATTTTGAAGGTGATGCCTCAGTCAACAGTTCAAATTATGACAGAAGATCAAGAACTAGCAGGTGGTAGGAAGAGATTTAAGAGAATGTACATATACTTTGGTCCACCAAAAATGGGATTCAAAAATGGTTGTAGGCCATTGCTTGGACTGGATGGATGTCATTTGAAGGGCCCATATGGTGGCCAGTTGCTTGCAGCTGTGGCAACAGATGCAAATGATGGAATGTATCCCCTTGTCTGGGCAGTT GGCCTGATAAATGCTTTGGAAGCTGTATTCCCTAATGTTGAACATAGGTTATGTGTCATGCATCTATATAGGAATATGTGGAAGGAGCATAAAGGCATTGGTGTGAGGATGTATTTGTGGTTGGCTGCTAGGGTCACCACTGACTATACATTTAACAAACATATGCAAGAGATGAAAAAA TTGTCAAGGAAGTACTTTGAATGGCTTAGTGAAAAACCTAGAAGTCAGTGGTCCCGGAGTGCATTCAGGAATCTTTGCAGGATTGACATGTTTGTTAATAACCATTGTGAGGTTTTTAACAGCACAATCGGGAAATGCAGGGATCTACCTATTATATTTATGCTAAAGGCCATTCATAATGATGTTATGGTGAGAATTCAGAAGAGAAGAGACAAAATGTTGAACAGCTATGCCCTCAATCCAGTGTGTCATAATGCTATGAGGAGGCTGAACAA GGCAATAAATCAGGCGTTAGTTCCTGGTTCTTAG
- the LOC141674768 gene encoding enoyl-CoA hydratase 2, peroxisomal-like: protein MWFHRPFKADNWTLFVRLFTYDERDVTLYALGIGACGTNALDDKELKYVYHENGQKFIKVLLTFAAIYSLGSINISEIPRILFDPRLLLHGQQFIEIYRPLPTCCIIRNKTSIVGLHDKGKAVILELEVLSYGESSDEPVCMNRLTLYLWGAGGFSKSPHPYSYTNYQANRNVAFKHPKRQPFAVYEECTQPSQAVNYLKIRSLMDLTCRTLSSKIKVKTPEEIGEAVKNWKCSKRE, encoded by the exons ATGTGGTTTCACAGGCCTTTCAAAGCTGATAATTGGACACTCTTTGTG AGATTGTTCACTTATGATGAGAG AGATGTTACTTTGTATGCTCTCGGTATTGGAGCTTGTGGTACTAATGCTTTAGATGACAAAGAGCTCAAATACGTTTACCACGAAAATGGCCAGAAATTCATTAAG GTCTTACTGACATTTGCTGCTATATACTCACTGGGATCGATAAATATTTCTGAAATACCTAGAATATT ATTTGATCCGCGCCTGTTATTGCATGGACAACAGTTTATAGAAATTTACAGGCCGTTGCCTACTTGT TGTATA ATACGAAATAAAACAAGTATTGTGGGATTGCATGATAAAG GTAAAGCTGTCATATTGGAACTTGAAGTTCTAAGTTATGGGGAGTCGTCTGATGAACCGGTCTGCATGAATCG GTTGACTCTATATTTATGGGGTGCAGGTGGCTTCTCAAAATCACCTCACCCGTATTCTTACACTAACTATCAAGCAAATCGGAACGTAGCTTTTAAACATCCTAAACGTCAGCCATTTGCAGTTTATGAGGAATGTACGCAACCCTCCCAG GCGGTAAACTACTTGAAAATAAGGAGTCTGATGGATTTGACATGCCGAACCTTGTCGAGCAAGATTAAGGTAAAGACTCCAGAGGAGATCGGGGAGGCTGTCAAAAATTGGAAATGTTCGAAGAGGGAATAA